TCCGCACGGTGGTGGCGGGCCGGGTGCCCTGCAGCGGCGTATCTCACGATGCCAGGTCGTCCCGCCACAGTGCCGCCAGGAAGTACTCGAGCGGCCAGATCTCGATGTCGCGCGTGGCGCCGGGCTCGATGCGGGGCCGCTCCTCGCGGCACACCACGATGCAGCGTTCGACCAGCCCCTCCTCCGCCAGCGCGCGCAGCCCGCGCAGGTGTTTGGCGTGGACCCTGCGGGCGGCCTTGGCCTCGATGGCGATCCGCCCGTCGAGGATGAAGTCCACCTCGTAGCCGGATCGGGAACGCCAGAAGGCGAGCGGGGTGCGCGGGCGGCGGTAGTCGATCCAGGTGCGCAGCTCGTGCAGGACGTAGTGCTCGAAGAACTCGCCGAAGTCGGCGGACGCCTCGTGGACCGGCGGCAGCCGGCGCAGCGCGCGCACCACGCCGGTGTCGAAGAAGTAGAGCTTCGCGGTTTCGATCGCCTTGCGCTTGAGGGTGCTGGTGAACGGCGGCAGTTCGACGGCGATCAGGGTGTCGGCCAGGATCCGGTACCACTGGACCACGGTCTGCCGCGGGAGCTGCGCGTCGCGGGCGACGTTGGAGTAGTTGAGAAGCTGGGCATTGGTGGCGGCCGCGGTCTGCAGGAAGCGGGCGAAGCCGGGCAGGTTGCGGGTCAGTCCCTCCGCCGCGACCTCCTCGGTAAGGTAGCGGTCCACGTAGGAGGCCAGCTCCTCGTCCGGGTCGTCGGACAGGTAGTGGGGTGGCAGCAGGCCGTGGTTGATGGCGCGGTCGAGCGAGAATCGTCGTGTCTCGTGGAGTTCGCACCACGAGAACGGGTGCATGACGCGGTCACTGCCACGCCCGCCGAGCAGGTTGACCCCCTTGCGGCGCAGGGCGCGCGCGCTCGATCCGGTAAGCAGGAACCGTATGCCGCGCGTCTCGATCATCAGTTGCACCTCGTCGATCAGCGCCGGGCATTTCTGGATTTCGTCGATGCACACCACGGTGTCGCGCAGGCCGCGTGCCTCCACCTCGCGCCGGATGCGCGTCGGGTCGGCGAGCACCGCGGTGAGCAGCCCCTGGTCGAGCAGCGTGAAGGTCAACTCCACCGTGTCTCCGAGCTGCCGGCGTACGTAGGTGGTCTTGCCGGTCTGGCGCGGCCCGAACAGGAACACCGACCGGCGCGCGAGGAGGCGCTCCAGATCGAGCCGGCGCCCGATCCAATCATCCCAGCCGACAATAGTGCCATCAGACATAGCAATTATCATGATAATCGCTTGTACCAATGGCGAATAGCCCCAGGCGCCCCGCAAGCGCCGCGCGAAGCCCGTCGCGACGACCAAGCAACTGCGTGCGACCGCGCGCGTGCTCCGTACAGCGTCATACTAGCGCTCGACGCTGAGTTGTAGTATGCTGTGGGGAATGGAGGATAGCCCATGGCCAGCCCGCCGCTCGTTCCCGCCAAGGTCGACTACCCCTCATCCGACGGCAAGCCGATGGCGGAAAGCGACTTCCAACGCACCCCCCTGACCTACGCCGTCGACCGGCTGCGGCAGCACTTTCGCAGCCGGCGGGACGTGTACGTGTCCGGCAACCTGCTGCTGTACTACCAGGAGGGCAATCCGCGGGCGGCGGTGGCGCCGAGTACAACGACCATTCGAGAAGGCCGGAGTTTCCGGCCCAAGAAATACACGGGCAACGGGACCCGGTCCCGACCCCTAAAACGGGGAGGAGTTACGCTATGACTCCCAAACTCATGTTACTGCCGCTGGTGTTCGCGCTGGTGGCTGCCGTTACGTTCGCCGCCCCCGCCGGCGAGGAGGCGGCCCCGGCCGAGAAGGAGATGGTCCGCGACCCGGCCACCGGCAAGATGGTGACCGCGCCCGAGTACGGCGGCACAATCACCTTCGGCACGTCCCACGAGCCGCCAAATTCCGATCCGGGGCAAGGGCACCCGGGTCAGGCTGCGTGGTGGTTCACGAACGAGCAGCTGGCTGTCGCGGACTGGGCGATAGACAGGCAGAGATTCAGTTTCAATAGCTCGTATATCCCTGACTTCGCCATAACCGGTCAGTTGGCCGAGAGCTGGGA
This genomic interval from Spirochaetaceae bacterium contains the following:
- a CDS encoding AAA family ATPase, which gives rise to MSDGTIVGWDDWIGRRLDLERLLARRSVFLFGPRQTGKTTYVRRQLGDTVELTFTLLDQGLLTAVLADPTRIRREVEARGLRDTVVCIDEIQKCPALIDEVQLMIETRGIRFLLTGSSARALRRKGVNLLGGRGSDRVMHPFSWCELHETRRFSLDRAINHGLLPPHYLSDDPDEELASYVDRYLTEEVAAEGLTRNLPGFARFLQTAAATNAQLLNYSNVARDAQLPRQTVVQWYRILADTLIAVELPPFTSTLKRKAIETAKLYFFDTGVVRALRRLPPVHEASADFGEFFEHYVLHELRTWIDYRRPRTPLAFWRSRSGYEVDFILDGRIAIEAKAARRVHAKHLRGLRALAEEGLVERCIVVCREERPRIEPGATRDIEIWPLEYFLAALWRDDLAS